A genomic region of Elaeis guineensis isolate ETL-2024a chromosome 9, EG11, whole genome shotgun sequence contains the following coding sequences:
- the LOC105051183 gene encoding receptor kinase-like protein Xa21: MEVMMPLLSFLLFLNSFNYCRFDATARTLFSNETDLLALLAFKDQITSDPSGVLNTWNATTNFCGWEGVTCGRKHQQRVIALDLSSQGLVGSLTPSIGNLTFLRKINLQSNSFFDNIPSDIGHLHRLQHLNLSFNSFRGGIPVELSNCSDLRRLDLKKNPLAGRIPDELGSLTKLETLRLEANNITGVIPPWLGNFSSLSVLDLWLNFLEGSIPEELGNLANLGFFQVSENMLSGIIPLRLYNFSNLYVFNVAGNQLQGSLPPTLGNTLPRLSFVGTNWPTSIVHIDISQNNFSGQVPSNLGRLQGLYHLNLGTNQLEASDANGWAFLDSLTNCSILQLLALDDNLLGGILPKSITNLSIELQFLGMGSNHILGNIPSGMENLFNLYALAFSDNLLTGNIPEDIGKLQMLQVLSLGGNTLTGTLLSSLGNLTQLNGLYLGSNAFEGPIPSSLGNLQHLADLDLSNNSLSGSIPKEIFNLSFLSNSMDFSDNYLIGELPLDVGSMTNLRGLYLSGNRLSGEIPGTLGNCEVLGNLFIDNNFLQGTIPPSLSDIKALQNLDLSHNNLSGPVPKVLEDLHILAYLNLSFNHLDGAVPTKGIFNNATAISLLGNDGLCGGIPELHLPPCPRKSSEKRGRSHLVRVVIPIISAISCLTVIFLFVFLYWKKKPRKDTRSPASSLDDKYPKVSYRELAEATDGFSSINHVGTGRYGSVYKGSLLRGNAVVAVKVFNLQQLGAIKSFVAECDALRIIRHRNLVKIITVCSGVDFRGYDFRALVFEFMPNGSLEEWLHPRISEHRMTNSLNLLQRLNIALDVAEAMAYLHHNCQPPVVHCDLKPGNVLLDADMVAHVGDFGLAKILCEAMSMSLQNSANSTDVIRGTIGYVAPEYGAGGQVSTSGDVYSYGILLLEILTEKRPVDDAFDNGLTLDSFVKMAFPERIEEIIDPLLLIHDDDDDPRGSTTRRLHQCLESVTRVGLICSTSSPGERMNMKDVATEMHAIRNAYLGGRY; this comes from the exons ATGGAGGTAATGATGCCCTTGCTGTCTTTCCTTTTGTTTTTAAATTCCTTTAATTATTGCAGGTTTGATGCCACTGCTCGGACTTTGTTCAGCAATGAGACAGATCTACTTGCTCTGCTTGCATTCAAAGATCAAATAACCAGCGATCCCTCTGGAGTTCTAAACACATGGAATGCCACCACCAATTTCTGTGGGTGGGAGGGAGTCACGTGCGGCAGGAAGCACCAGCAGAGGGTCATAGCCTTGGATCTCAGCTCCCAGGGCTTGGTGGGCTCTCTTACTCCATCCATAGGAAATCTCACTTTCCTCAGAAAAATCAACCTCCAAAGCAATAGCTTCTTTGATAACATCCCTTCTGATATTGGCCATCTGCACCGGTTGCAGCACCTAAACCTGAGCTTTAATTCATTCAGAGGAGGGATCCCTGTTGAACTGTCCAATTGTTCCGACCTCAGACGACTTGACCTAAAAAAAAACCCTCTTGCAGGGAGAATACCGGATGAGCTCGGATCACTAACAAAGCTCGAGACTCTACGGCTCGAGGCAAACAACATCACAGGAGTCATCCCACCTTGGCTCGGAAATTTTTCTTCGCTCTCAGTGCTGGACCTATGGTTAAACTTCTTAGAAGGAAGCATCCCAGAGGAACTAGGCAACCTTGCAAACCTAGGATTCTTTCAGGTGTCTGAAAACATGCTCTCTGGTATCATTCCCTTGCGACTCTACAATTTCTCAAACTTGTATGTCTTCAACGTGGCTGGCAACCAGCTGCAGGGTAGCCTTCCACCAACCCTGGGCAACACACTTCCTAGACTTTCATTTGTAGGGACCAATTGGCCCACCAGCATTGTACACATTGATATCAGTCAAAACAATTTTAGTGGACAGGTGCCTTCAAATTTGGGAAGATTGCAAGGTCTTTACCATCTCAATCTTGGTACGAACCAGCTTGAAGCAAGTGATGCTAACGGGTGGGCTTTTCTCGACTCTTTAACCAACTGCAGTATTTTACAGTTATTGGCACTAGATGACAACCTGCTTGGTGGTATATTGCCAAAATCAATCACCAACCTATCCATAGAACTCCAGTTTCTGGGAATGGGATCTAACCATATATTAGGGAACATTCCCTCTGGAATGGAAAACCTGTTCAATTTGTATGCATTGGCGTTTAGTGATAATCTACTCACTGGTAATATCCCAGAAGATATCGGAAAACTTCAGATGCTGCAGGTTCTTTCCTTGGGTGGCAACACGTTAACAGGGACCCTTCTATCCTCCCTTGGCAACCTCACCCAGTTGAATGGACTCTACTTAGGCAGTAATGCCTTTGAAGGACCAATACCTTCAAGTCTGGGAAACCTCCAACATTTAGCAGATCTGGACCTATCCAACAACAGTCTTAGTGGTAGCATCCCAAAAGAGATATTCAACCTTTCTTTCCTGTCAAATTCCATGGATTTTTCTGACAACTATTTGATTGGAGAACTACCATTGGATGTTGGCAGCATGACAAATCTCAGAGGATTATATCTTTCTGGAAACAGGTTGTCGGGTGAGATACCTGGCACACTTGGCAATTGTGAGGTCTTGGGAAACCTCTTCATTGACAATAATTTCCTCCAGGGGACCATTCCTCCATCTTTGAGTGACATAAAAGCACTTCAAAATCTCGATCTCTCGCACAATAACCTGTCAGGGCCCGTACCTAAAGTGCTAGAAGACTTGCACATTTTGGCGTATCTCAATCTGTCTTTCAACCATCTGGACGGTGCAGTTCCGACAAAGGGAATCTTCAACAATGCAACTGCTATCTCGCTACTTGGCAATGATGGGCTCTGTGGAGGTATACCAGAACTTCACTTGCCTCCATGTCCCAGAAAATCATCAGAAAAGAGGGGAAGGTCTCATCTGGTTCGAGTAGTGATACCGATAATTAGTGCTATTTCTTGCTTGACAGTGATCTTTCTCTTTGTTTTCTTATATTGGAAAAAAAAGCCAAGAAAGGACACGAGATCACCCGCATCTTCCTTGGATGACAAATATCCGAAAGTATCTTACAGGGAATTGGCTGAGGCAACAGATGGGTTCTCATCCATCAATCATGTTGGCACAGGAAGATATGGTTCCGTGTATAAAGGGTCTCTGCTTCGTGGCAATGCAGTTGTTGCGGTGAAGGTTTTTAACCTGCAACAATTAGGAGCCATCAAGAGTTTCGTAGCTGAATGTGATGCTTTAAGAATCATCCGACATCGTAATCTAGTCAAGATCATAACAGTGTGCTCCGGTGTTGATTTTAGAGGTTATGATTTCAGAGCTCTGGTTTTTGAATTCATGCCTAATGGGAGTTTAGAGGAATGGCTGCACCCAAGAATCAGTGAGCACAGAATGACGAACAGTTTAAATTTACTTCAGAGGTTAAACATAGCCCTTGATGTTGCTGAAGCAATGGCCTATCTTCATCATAACTGTCAACCACCAGTTGTTCACTGTGATCTGAAGCCTGGTAATGTTCTTCTTGATGCTGACATGGTTGCTCATGTAGGGGATTTTGGGTTGGCAAAAATCCTTTGTGAAGCTATGAGCATGTCTTTGCAAAATTCAGCAAACTCAACAGACGTCATAAGGGGAACCATTGGGTATGTTGCTCCAG AGTATGGGGCAGGGGGACAGGTCTCTACATCAGGTGATGTTTATAGCTATGGAATCCTTCTTTTGGAGATTCTTACAGAAAAGAGACCAGTTGATGATGCATTTGACAATGGATTGACCCTTGATAGTTTTGTTAAGATGGCATTTCCTGAGAGGATCGAGGAAATCATTGATCCATTGTTGCTGAtccatgatgatgatgatgatccgAGAGGAAGCACAACTAGGCGACTTCACCAATGCTTAGAATCTGTGACAAGAGTCGGCCTCATATGCTCAACATCATCACCAGGTGAACGAATGAACATGAAAGACGTGGCCACTGAAATGCATGCAATTAGAAACGCCTATTTAGGGGGTAGATACTGA